The Actinomyces sp. oral taxon 414 genome has a segment encoding these proteins:
- the recN gene encoding DNA repair protein RecN → MIESLHIEDLGVIEEADLVLSPGLTALTGETGAGKTMVLTSLGLLLGQRAESTIVRAGAERALVEGVFTLDGASPASRRAAEAGAELEDDQLIVSRTVPASGRSRAHLGGRAVPSAVLSEVGAHLVAVHGQGDQFRLRSASAQRRALDGLGGREHAALCRRYAEAYRARRTAAEALEEWRAGARARRAEADRLRAWLAAVEQLDPAPGEDARLAGEAARLERAEDLRRAASAARAALAGDEEAVVSQAPDVLALVAAAERALAPVHDVDPVLSTLARRMRQLAIVSADIAAELGEYLDSLDADPERLARVQDRRAALTRVLREVGDGERIEDVDALLAFRTRIAGRLAELDGPRDASAALTGALAEADERLGRCAAELSAARRALGERLEEAVTGELEGLQMRGARLSVAFEPLAEAGPTGAEAVSLLLTAHPGAPALPLGKGVSGGELSRIMLALEVVLAEAGEHEAAGPRRTLVFDEIDSGVGGRAALEVGRRLARLARSTQVVVVTHLAQVAAWAAAQLVVLKERAPAGDGADGAGGPGLAGTTRTRVVAVEGADREKELARMLSGHEDSDAALRHAAELLEEAAMAQSQA, encoded by the coding sequence GTGATCGAGTCGCTGCACATCGAGGACCTGGGCGTCATCGAGGAGGCGGACCTGGTCCTGTCCCCGGGGCTGACCGCCCTGACCGGGGAGACCGGGGCCGGCAAGACCATGGTGCTGACCTCGCTCGGCCTGCTGCTGGGGCAGCGCGCCGAGTCCACGATCGTGCGCGCGGGGGCCGAACGCGCCCTCGTCGAGGGGGTCTTCACCCTCGACGGCGCCTCCCCCGCCTCCCGGCGCGCCGCCGAGGCCGGGGCCGAACTGGAGGACGACCAACTCATCGTCTCGCGCACCGTGCCGGCCTCCGGGCGCTCGCGCGCCCACCTGGGCGGGCGGGCGGTCCCCTCCGCCGTCCTGTCCGAGGTCGGCGCCCACCTGGTGGCGGTCCACGGTCAGGGGGACCAGTTCAGACTCCGCTCGGCCTCGGCCCAGCGGCGCGCCCTGGACGGCCTGGGTGGGCGCGAGCACGCCGCACTGTGCCGCCGCTACGCCGAGGCCTACCGCGCCCGCCGCACCGCCGCCGAGGCCCTGGAGGAGTGGCGGGCCGGCGCGCGGGCCCGCCGCGCCGAGGCGGACCGGCTGCGCGCCTGGCTCGCCGCCGTCGAACAGCTCGACCCCGCCCCCGGCGAGGACGCGCGCCTGGCCGGCGAGGCGGCCCGGCTCGAGCGCGCCGAGGACCTGCGCCGCGCCGCCTCGGCGGCCCGGGCGGCCCTGGCCGGCGACGAGGAGGCCGTGGTCTCGCAGGCCCCGGACGTCCTGGCCCTCGTCGCCGCGGCCGAGCGCGCCCTGGCCCCCGTCCACGACGTCGACCCGGTCCTGTCCACCCTGGCCCGGCGCATGCGGCAGCTGGCCATTGTCTCGGCCGATATCGCCGCCGAACTGGGGGAGTACCTGGACTCCCTCGACGCCGACCCCGAGCGCCTGGCCCGGGTCCAGGACCGGCGCGCCGCCCTGACCCGGGTGCTGCGCGAGGTCGGCGACGGGGAGCGGATCGAGGACGTCGACGCGCTCCTGGCCTTCCGCACCCGCATCGCCGGGCGCCTGGCCGAGCTCGACGGTCCGCGGGACGCCTCGGCGGCCCTGACCGGGGCCCTCGCCGAGGCCGACGAGCGCCTCGGCCGCTGCGCCGCCGAGCTCTCCGCCGCCCGGCGGGCGCTGGGGGAGCGGCTCGAGGAGGCGGTGACCGGCGAGCTGGAGGGCCTGCAGATGAGGGGGGCGCGTCTGAGCGTCGCGTTCGAGCCGCTCGCCGAGGCCGGCCCGACCGGCGCCGAGGCGGTGAGCCTGCTGCTGACCGCCCACCCCGGCGCGCCGGCCCTCCCCCTGGGCAAGGGGGTCTCGGGGGGCGAGCTCAGCCGCATTATGCTCGCCCTGGAGGTGGTCCTCGCCGAAGCCGGGGAGCACGAGGCCGCCGGGCCCCGGCGGACCCTCGTCTTCGACGAGATCGACTCCGGGGTGGGCGGCCGCGCCGCCCTGGAGGTCGGACGGCGGCTCGCCCGGCTGGCCCGCAGCACCCAGGTGGTGGTCGTCACCCACCTGGCCCAGGTGGCGGCCTGGGCCGCCGCCCAGCTCGTCGTCCTCAAGGAGCGGGCGCCGGCCGGGGACGGGGCCGACGGCGCCGGCGGGCCCGGTCTGGCGGGCACGACCCGCACCCGGGTCGTGGCCGTCGAGGGGGCGGACCGGGAGAAGGAGCTCGCCCGCATGCTCTCGGGCCACGAGGACTCCGACGCCGCCCTGCGGCACGCCGCTGAACTCCTGGAGGAAGCCGCCATGGCACAATCCCAGGCGTGA
- a CDS encoding NAD kinase, which translates to MVLQRDLNDKPVPPHRKAAPTALAVARAEAALRAHGVEPVGPGGADDVDFVLVLGGDGTILRACEIAREHDVPLVGVNTGHVGFLAEADPEAVEQVVADIVAGRYCVETRMTLDITVETPEGAVTRDWALNEAALEKRDRARMLEVAIGVDGQAVSSFGCDGLVVSTPTGSTAYAFSGGGPVIWPEVEAILLVPLAAHALFTRPLVVGPDSCLEVVVQRTGFGGAEIWCDGRRCLDVPTGSRIRATRAPRPVRLARLNDAPFSTRLVRKFDLPVEGWRAETAGTGGAEERS; encoded by the coding sequence ATGGTCCTCCAACGCGATCTCAACGACAAGCCCGTCCCCCCGCACCGCAAGGCCGCGCCCACGGCCCTGGCCGTCGCGCGCGCCGAGGCGGCCCTGCGCGCCCACGGCGTCGAGCCCGTCGGCCCCGGCGGGGCCGACGACGTCGACTTCGTCCTTGTCCTGGGCGGCGACGGCACCATCCTGCGGGCCTGCGAGATCGCCCGCGAGCACGACGTGCCGCTGGTCGGCGTCAACACGGGGCACGTGGGCTTCCTCGCCGAGGCCGACCCGGAGGCCGTCGAGCAGGTCGTCGCCGACATCGTCGCCGGACGCTACTGCGTGGAGACGCGAATGACCCTCGACATCACGGTCGAGACCCCCGAGGGTGCCGTCACCCGCGACTGGGCGCTCAACGAGGCCGCCCTGGAGAAGCGCGACCGGGCCCGGATGCTGGAGGTCGCCATTGGCGTCGACGGGCAGGCCGTGTCCTCCTTCGGCTGCGACGGGCTGGTGGTGTCCACGCCCACCGGGTCGACCGCCTACGCCTTCTCCGGCGGCGGACCCGTCATCTGGCCGGAGGTCGAGGCGATCCTGCTCGTGCCGCTGGCCGCCCACGCCCTGTTCACCCGACCCCTGGTCGTGGGCCCCGACTCCTGCCTGGAGGTCGTGGTCCAGCGCACCGGCTTCGGCGGCGCCGAGATCTGGTGCGACGGGCGGCGCTGCCTGGACGTGCCCACGGGCAGCCGGATCCGGGCCACGCGCGCCCCGCGCCCGGTGCGCCTGGCCAGGCTCAACGACGCCCCCTTCTCGACCCGGCTGGTGCGCAAATTCGATCTGCCCGTCGAGGGCTGGCGGGCCGAGACGGCGGGGACGGGCGGTGCGGAGGAGCGTTCGTGA
- a CDS encoding TlyA family RNA methyltransferase: MARLIRIDSELVRRGLARSRDQAARLVTGGRVALDGVVVLKPARQVDPARAIEIIDPGGDDYVSRGAHKLAGALDALSARGLAPRVKGRRCLDAGASTGGFTDVLLRRGAEHVVAVDVGYGQLAWSLRTDPRVTVLERTNARTLAPEAVAPAPGLVVGDLSFISLTLVLPALVRAAAPDADLLLMVKPQFEVGRRRLGRGGVVRDPELHVATVLEVAAAAHGLGLGVDAVTASPLPGPAGNVEYFVSMHAARAHGPGDLTGPGLEDEARRAVAEGPAGSPGAGGGRRRP; the protein is encoded by the coding sequence ATGGCACGTCTCATACGCATTGACTCCGAGCTGGTCCGCCGGGGTCTGGCGCGCTCGCGCGACCAGGCCGCCCGGCTCGTGACCGGCGGGCGCGTCGCGCTCGACGGCGTCGTCGTCCTCAAGCCCGCCAGGCAGGTCGACCCCGCCCGGGCGATCGAGATCATTGACCCCGGCGGGGACGACTACGTCTCGCGCGGGGCGCACAAGCTCGCCGGCGCCCTGGACGCCCTGAGCGCCCGGGGGCTGGCGCCGCGGGTGAAGGGCCGCAGGTGCCTGGACGCCGGGGCCTCCACGGGCGGCTTCACCGACGTCCTCCTGCGCCGCGGCGCCGAGCACGTCGTCGCCGTCGACGTCGGGTACGGCCAACTGGCCTGGTCGCTGCGGACCGATCCCCGGGTCACGGTCCTGGAGCGCACTAATGCGCGCACCCTCGCGCCCGAGGCGGTCGCCCCCGCCCCGGGGCTCGTCGTGGGCGACCTGTCCTTCATCTCCCTGACCCTGGTGCTGCCGGCCCTCGTGCGGGCGGCCGCGCCCGACGCCGACCTGCTGCTCATGGTCAAACCGCAGTTCGAGGTCGGCCGGAGGCGGTTGGGGCGCGGGGGCGTGGTGAGGGACCCCGAGCTGCACGTGGCGACCGTGCTGGAGGTCGCGGCCGCGGCCCACGGGCTGGGCCTGGGCGTCGACGCCGTCACCGCCTCCCCGCTGCCCGGGCCCGCCGGCAACGTCGAGTACTTTGTCTCCATGCACGCCGCTCGCGCCCACGGCCCCGGGGATCTGACCGGCCCCGGGCTGGAGGACGAGGCGCGCCGTGCCGTTGCCGAGGGCCCGGCCGGATCGCCCGGCGCGGGCGGAGGGAGGAGACGCCCGTGA
- a CDS encoding HAD-IIA family hydrolase, translating to MTDPTDDCAPSTPLLFSSRPLAQAYDVALLDLDGVCFAGEARIPHAAEGANGARALGMGLSFITNNASRAPQTVVDKLAANDIEAFTREVFTAAMDAAALLRERLDPGARVLVVGGDGVRRALEDEGFTVVDGADQDPAAVVQGWDPAVDWAMMSEGAYAIRAGAIHVATNTDATLPTERGFALGNGSLVAAVANATGRDYLAAGKPFPDIYRRALARAGGERPLAVGDRLNTDHVGARAAGIAGLHVLTGVSSARDVLLAAPEERPTFLHTDLRGLLEPHPRVTRVDGDEGPWWRAGSCRARVVGTALEWEEDGVRRRAQSGRRADVALDAYRALVCAVWESLDAGIVPEVPELRVVGAPGS from the coding sequence ATGACCGACCCGACCGACGACTGCGCGCCGTCCACCCCGCTGCTGTTCAGCTCCCGGCCGCTGGCCCAGGCTTACGACGTCGCCCTGCTCGACCTCGACGGCGTCTGCTTCGCCGGCGAGGCGAGGATCCCGCACGCGGCCGAGGGCGCCAACGGCGCCCGGGCGCTGGGCATGGGCCTGTCCTTCATCACCAACAACGCCTCCCGGGCGCCGCAGACCGTCGTCGACAAGCTCGCCGCCAATGACATCGAGGCCTTCACCCGCGAGGTCTTCACCGCCGCCATGGACGCCGCCGCCCTCCTGCGCGAGCGCCTCGATCCGGGCGCCCGGGTGCTCGTGGTCGGCGGGGACGGCGTGAGGCGGGCCCTGGAGGACGAGGGCTTCACCGTCGTGGACGGCGCCGACCAGGACCCCGCCGCCGTCGTCCAGGGGTGGGACCCCGCGGTCGACTGGGCCATGATGAGCGAGGGCGCCTATGCGATCCGTGCGGGCGCCATCCACGTCGCCACCAACACCGACGCCACCCTGCCCACGGAGCGCGGCTTCGCCCTGGGCAACGGCAGTCTCGTGGCCGCCGTCGCCAACGCGACCGGCAGGGACTACCTCGCCGCGGGCAAGCCGTTCCCCGACATCTACCGCCGCGCCCTGGCGCGCGCGGGGGGCGAGCGCCCGCTGGCGGTCGGAGACCGGCTCAATACCGACCACGTGGGGGCCCGCGCCGCCGGCATCGCCGGCCTGCACGTGCTCACCGGCGTCAGCTCTGCCCGCGACGTGCTCCTGGCCGCGCCCGAAGAGCGCCCGACCTTCCTGCACACCGACCTGCGCGGCCTGCTGGAGCCCCACCCGCGGGTGACGCGGGTCGACGGCGACGAGGGCCCCTGGTGGCGGGCCGGGTCCTGCCGCGCCCGGGTGGTCGGGACCGCCCTGGAGTGGGAGGAGGACGGCGTGCGCCGCCGCGCGCAGTCCGGTCGGAGGGCCGACGTCGCGCTGGACGCCTACCGGGCGCTGGTCTGCGCGGTCTGGGAGAGCCTCGATGCGGGCATCGTCCCCGAGGTGCCCGAGCTGCGCGTCGTCGGCGCCCCGGGGAGCTGA
- the tyrS gene encoding tyrosine--tRNA ligase codes for MTHILDELQWRGLIAQHTDIDELREALAGGRLTFYCGFDPTAPSLHHGHLVAIKVMRHLQMAGHRPLALVGGATGLIGDPRAKGERPLNSKDVVAGWARSLQAQLENLLDFEGDNPARIVNNLDWTGDLGAIDLLRDIGKHFRMGTMLAKDVVARRLAGDEGISYTEFSYQILQANDYLELFRRYGCTLEIGGNDQWGNLVGGVDLIHKVEGASVHLMTNPLITKADGTKFGKSEGGAVWLDPDMLSPYAFYQFWLRVEDVDVVRFLKIFTFLDRDEIERLETATAQNPRAREAQRVLAREVTTWVHGAAATAQAQAATAALWGRGDLGELDEATLLAAVADLPTAELTVGRSTIVDLLVGAGLERGRGAARKTVAAGGAYLNNVKVLDEDAPIVPEQLLAGGVVLVRKGRRTLAVARRP; via the coding sequence GTGACCCACATCCTGGACGAGCTGCAGTGGCGGGGCCTCATCGCCCAGCACACCGACATCGACGAGCTCCGCGAGGCGCTCGCCGGGGGACGGCTCACCTTCTACTGCGGCTTCGACCCCACGGCGCCCAGCCTGCACCACGGCCACCTCGTCGCCATTAAGGTCATGCGCCACCTCCAGATGGCGGGCCACCGCCCCCTGGCCCTGGTCGGCGGCGCCACCGGCCTCATCGGCGACCCCAGGGCCAAGGGCGAGCGCCCCCTCAACTCCAAGGACGTGGTCGCCGGATGGGCCAGGAGCCTGCAGGCCCAGCTGGAGAACCTCCTAGATTTCGAGGGCGACAACCCGGCGCGCATTGTCAACAACCTGGACTGGACCGGCGATCTCGGCGCCATCGACCTGCTGCGCGACATCGGCAAGCACTTCCGCATGGGCACGATGCTCGCCAAGGACGTCGTGGCCCGCCGGCTGGCCGGCGACGAGGGCATCTCCTACACGGAGTTCAGCTACCAGATCCTCCAGGCCAACGACTACCTCGAGCTCTTCCGCCGCTACGGCTGCACCCTCGAGATCGGCGGCAACGACCAGTGGGGCAATCTCGTGGGCGGCGTAGACCTCATCCACAAGGTGGAGGGCGCCTCCGTTCACCTCATGACCAACCCCCTGATTACCAAGGCCGACGGCACCAAGTTCGGCAAGTCCGAGGGCGGGGCGGTCTGGCTCGACCCGGACATGCTCAGCCCCTACGCCTTCTACCAGTTCTGGCTGCGGGTCGAGGACGTCGACGTCGTGCGCTTCCTGAAGATCTTCACCTTCCTGGACCGCGACGAGATCGAGCGCCTCGAGACGGCCACGGCCCAGAACCCCAGGGCCCGCGAGGCCCAGCGGGTCCTGGCCCGCGAGGTCACCACCTGGGTCCACGGGGCGGCGGCGACGGCGCAGGCGCAGGCGGCCACCGCCGCCCTGTGGGGGCGCGGCGACCTGGGCGAACTCGACGAGGCGACGCTCCTGGCCGCGGTCGCCGACCTGCCGACGGCGGAACTGACCGTGGGCAGGTCCACGATCGTCGACCTGCTCGTGGGCGCGGGCCTGGAGAGGGGGCGCGGCGCGGCCCGCAAGACGGTCGCCGCCGGCGGCGCCTACCTCAATAATGTCAAGGTGCTCGACGAGGACGCCCCGATCGTCCCGGAGCAGTTGCTCGCCGGTGGCGTGGTCCTGGTCCGCAAGGGCCGGCGTACCCTGGCCGTGGCGCGCCGGCCCTGA
- a CDS encoding type II toxin-antitoxin system VapC family toxin: MRWYLDTSAAIKLLVDERESADLAEYVDAAQQELVSALLLETELRRAVYRHELLTQEAVSAFLATLTLYDMPPSLYMEAGLIGGPNLRSLDALHVCAALRCGASAILTYDKRMGQAAAAVGLPVISPGAPDS; encoded by the coding sequence ATGAGGTGGTACCTCGACACCTCGGCCGCGATCAAGCTCCTCGTCGACGAGCGGGAATCTGCAGATCTGGCCGAGTACGTGGATGCCGCCCAGCAGGAGCTCGTCAGCGCGCTCCTGCTCGAGACCGAGCTGCGTCGGGCGGTCTACCGCCACGAACTGCTCACGCAGGAGGCGGTCAGCGCGTTCCTCGCGACCTTGACGCTCTACGACATGCCGCCCTCCCTCTACATGGAGGCCGGACTCATCGGCGGACCGAACCTGCGCTCCCTGGACGCGCTGCACGTGTGCGCGGCCCTGCGCTGCGGCGCATCGGCGATCCTCACCTACGACAAGCGCATGGGGCAGGCCGCCGCCGCCGTCGGCCTGCCGGTGATCTCGCCCGGGGCGCCGGACTCCTGA
- a CDS encoding type II toxin-antitoxin system Phd/YefM family antitoxin, whose protein sequence is MTITQISQREMRNDSGAVLRRVEAGEVLEVTRRGVPVARLVPLSDDSDLRRVKPATRSINYADFPRVLPGEPSEVTLAAIRDDR, encoded by the coding sequence ATGACTATTACGCAGATCAGTCAGCGGGAGATGAGGAACGACAGCGGGGCTGTGCTACGTCGCGTCGAGGCGGGCGAGGTGCTCGAGGTGACCCGTCGGGGGGTTCCCGTGGCCCGGCTGGTGCCTCTGTCGGACGACTCGGACCTCAGGCGCGTCAAGCCCGCCACCCGGTCGATCAACTATGCGGATTTCCCCCGGGTCCTCCCCGGTGAGCCCAGCGAGGTCACCCTGGCCGCCATTCGGGACGACCGATGA
- a CDS encoding class I SAM-dependent methyltransferase has product MSGTGSTYWNHNAAFHDELVADAARRGGRALDVGCGEGLLVQRLAGVCEEAVGIEADPATAERARARLAGVRGAVVHRADALDPALHGEVGVFRTVTCVAVLHHLPLEEGLRALAGFVAPGGRLCVVGLAADKGPGDRVLSALSVLPNWVASRWHREARDIGVPVAPPRESLREIRAAAARVLPGCRLRRRMYWRYRLTWDRPGTT; this is encoded by the coding sequence GTGAGCGGGACGGGCTCGACCTACTGGAACCACAACGCGGCCTTCCACGACGAGCTCGTGGCCGACGCCGCGAGGCGCGGCGGGCGGGCGCTCGACGTCGGCTGCGGGGAGGGGCTGCTGGTCCAGCGGCTCGCGGGGGTGTGCGAGGAGGCGGTCGGCATTGAGGCGGACCCCGCCACGGCGGAGCGCGCCCGGGCGCGCCTGGCGGGCGTCCGGGGCGCCGTCGTGCACCGGGCCGACGCCCTCGACCCGGCGCTGCACGGCGAAGTCGGCGTCTTCCGGACCGTCACCTGCGTGGCGGTGCTCCACCACCTGCCGCTGGAGGAGGGGCTGAGGGCGCTGGCCGGATTCGTCGCGCCGGGCGGACGGCTGTGCGTCGTCGGGCTCGCCGCGGACAAGGGGCCGGGGGACCGGGTGCTGAGCGCTCTGAGCGTCCTCCCCAACTGGGTCGCGAGCCGGTGGCACCGGGAGGCGCGGGACATCGGCGTGCCCGTCGCGCCGCCGCGCGAGTCGCTGCGCGAGATCCGCGCCGCCGCGGCGCGCGTCCTGCCCGGCTGCCGCCTGCGACGGCGCATGTACTGGCGCTACCGCCTGACCTGGGACCGTCCCGGGACGACCTGA
- a CDS encoding DNA-3-methyladenine glycosylase encodes MTASRQAGPGAGGPDAPGKVLDLLAGDPLEVCPRLLGAVLRAEDSEGAVAVRLTEVEAYRGEEDPGSHAFRGRTARNATMFEAAGAVYVYFTYGMHHCANIVCGPRGLSRAVLLRAGEVIAGADLARRRRGAAGADRDLARGPARLCRALGLTRDDDGVRLGARGARLSLALPEAPVADSLIRTGARTGVAGPGGDGTRFPWRFWIDGDPTVSPYRAARPRRRRAR; translated from the coding sequence ATGACTGCGTCCCGGCAGGCCGGGCCCGGCGCCGGCGGGCCGGACGCCCCGGGGAAGGTCCTCGACCTGCTCGCCGGCGACCCGCTGGAGGTGTGCCCCCGCCTGCTCGGGGCGGTCCTGCGGGCGGAGGACTCCGAGGGCGCGGTGGCCGTGCGCCTCACCGAGGTGGAGGCCTACCGCGGGGAGGAGGATCCCGGCTCTCACGCCTTCCGCGGCCGCACCGCCCGCAATGCGACCATGTTCGAGGCGGCCGGGGCGGTTTACGTCTACTTCACCTACGGCATGCATCACTGCGCCAATATCGTGTGCGGGCCCCGGGGGCTGTCGCGGGCCGTGCTCCTGCGCGCCGGCGAGGTGATCGCGGGGGCGGACCTGGCCCGACGCCGTCGGGGCGCCGCCGGGGCCGACCGGGACCTGGCCCGCGGACCGGCCCGCCTGTGCCGGGCCCTGGGCCTGACCCGGGACGACGACGGGGTCCGCCTGGGGGCGCGGGGCGCCCGCCTGAGCCTCGCGCTGCCCGAGGCGCCCGTGGCCGACTCGCTCATCCGCACCGGGGCGCGCACGGGCGTGGCCGGGCCCGGCGGCGACGGGACGCGCTTCCCCTGGCGCTTCTGGATCGACGGCGACCCCACCGTCTCCCCCTACCGGGCCGCCCGGCCCCGGCGGAGGAGGGCCCGGTGA
- the argH gene encoding argininosuccinate lyase, which produces MGHHGAMSHSSSRPGARPARPDAQSDAPAGISLWGGRFTGGPADALAALSVSTHFDWRLARYDIAGSRAHARALAAAGLLDDARLAGMLDALDRLEDDVVSGAFAPTPADEDVHTALERGLMERAGTDLGGRLRAGRSRNDQIAALIRMYLRDQARHIAGLVLDVVDALTGQAERAGGAIMPGRTHMQHAQPVLVAHHLLAHAWPLMRDVERLEDWDARAAVSPYGSGALAGNTLGLDPDAVAADLGFDSAAENSIDATSARDAVAEFSFVAAMIAVDVSRLSEEIIIWNTAEFGFVTLDDSFSTGSSIMPQKKNPDVAELARGKAGRLIGDLAGLLAVLKGLPLAYDRDLQEDKEPVFDAVDTLAVLLPAVAGMIETMTLHLERMAELAPRGFSLATDVAEWLVKEGVPFREAHEISGACVRRCEERGVELWDLADDDFAAIDPRLTPGVREVLSAQGSVAARRGRGGTAPARVAEQLARAVGRAAELRAFSREASVLERPAAPAGPSASGSSGNGASGPSTGA; this is translated from the coding sequence ATGGGCCATCATGGGGCTATGAGCCACTCCAGCAGCCGACCCGGGGCTCGCCCCGCCCGGCCCGACGCCCAGTCCGACGCGCCCGCGGGGATCAGCCTGTGGGGCGGGCGCTTCACCGGCGGTCCCGCCGACGCGCTGGCCGCACTGAGCGTCTCCACCCACTTCGACTGGCGCCTGGCCCGCTACGACATCGCCGGATCGCGGGCCCACGCCCGGGCGCTGGCCGCCGCGGGCCTGCTCGACGACGCCCGGCTGGCCGGCATGCTCGACGCCCTGGACCGCCTCGAGGACGACGTCGTCTCCGGCGCCTTCGCCCCGACCCCCGCCGACGAGGACGTCCACACCGCCCTGGAGCGCGGCCTCATGGAGCGCGCCGGGACCGACCTGGGCGGGCGCCTGCGCGCCGGCCGCTCCCGCAACGACCAGATCGCCGCCCTCATCCGCATGTACCTGCGCGACCAGGCGCGTCATATCGCCGGCCTCGTCCTCGACGTCGTCGACGCCCTGACGGGGCAGGCGGAGCGTGCCGGCGGGGCGATCATGCCCGGGCGCACCCACATGCAGCACGCCCAGCCGGTGCTCGTGGCCCACCACCTGCTCGCCCACGCCTGGCCGCTCATGCGCGACGTCGAGCGCCTTGAGGACTGGGACGCGCGCGCCGCTGTGAGCCCCTACGGCTCCGGGGCGCTGGCCGGCAACACCCTGGGCCTGGACCCCGACGCCGTCGCCGCCGACCTCGGCTTCGACTCCGCCGCGGAGAACTCCATCGACGCCACCTCGGCCCGTGACGCGGTGGCCGAGTTCTCCTTCGTGGCGGCCATGATCGCGGTGGACGTCTCGCGCCTGAGCGAGGAGATCATTATCTGGAACACCGCGGAATTCGGCTTCGTCACCCTGGACGACTCCTTCTCCACCGGCTCGTCGATCATGCCGCAGAAGAAGAACCCCGACGTCGCCGAGCTCGCCCGCGGCAAGGCCGGCCGCCTCATCGGCGACCTCGCGGGCCTGCTCGCCGTCCTCAAGGGCCTCCCCCTGGCCTACGACCGCGACCTGCAGGAGGACAAGGAGCCCGTCTTCGACGCCGTGGACACCCTGGCCGTCCTGCTCCCGGCCGTGGCGGGCATGATCGAGACCATGACCCTGCACCTGGAGCGCATGGCGGAGCTGGCCCCCCGGGGCTTCTCCCTGGCCACCGACGTTGCCGAGTGGCTGGTCAAGGAGGGCGTGCCGTTCCGCGAGGCGCATGAGATCTCCGGGGCCTGCGTGAGGCGGTGCGAGGAACGGGGCGTCGAGTTGTGGGACCTCGCCGACGACGACTTCGCCGCTATTGACCCCCGCCTGACCCCGGGCGTGCGCGAGGTCCTGTCCGCGCAGGGCTCGGTGGCCGCGCGCCGGGGCCGCGGCGGCACCGCGCCGGCCCGGGTGGCCGAGCAGCTGGCCCGCGCCGTCGGGCGCGCCGCCGAGCTGCGGGCCTTCTCCCGGGAGGCCTCCGTGCTTGAGCGCCCCGCAGCGCCGGCAGGCCCCTCGGCCTCCGGATCCTCCGGCAACGGCGCCTCCGGACCCTCGACCGGGGCCTGA
- a CDS encoding formate/nitrite transporter family protein has product MSSASDALFPGKHFISTVLEALDTKTRMTGALAQRYLMRAAMAGMIVAVFYVVNYAIVGVFDGLHLGGTSMAGVGKTLGALSFGPALVFIYYTKSELLTSNMMVVVIGYYYKRISAWRGLRVLLMCLAGNFMGGLVFAIVYHFSTLIEGPTGEQAVHSVEAKLHYLSSASGVVDLFMRAILCNFMINLAMLLIYNGFIHEDWSKIFSMIIAVFVFAFLGFEHSVANTVLFTVVGLTHGIDVLPALGNVGVALLGNFVGGGLLIGAYYAYANDDSHWTNRKDRSPSPEAESAGAAE; this is encoded by the coding sequence ATGAGCTCTGCATCAGACGCCCTCTTCCCCGGCAAGCACTTCATCTCCACCGTGCTCGAGGCACTGGACACCAAGACCCGCATGACCGGCGCCCTCGCCCAGCGCTATCTCATGCGCGCCGCCATGGCCGGCATGATCGTAGCCGTCTTCTACGTCGTCAACTACGCGATCGTGGGAGTCTTCGACGGCCTGCACCTGGGGGGGACCTCGATGGCGGGCGTCGGCAAGACGCTCGGAGCGCTCTCCTTCGGCCCCGCGCTCGTATTCATCTACTACACGAAGTCCGAGCTGCTCACCAGCAATATGATGGTGGTGGTCATCGGCTACTACTACAAGCGCATCTCGGCGTGGAGGGGACTGCGGGTCCTGCTCATGTGCCTGGCCGGCAACTTCATGGGCGGGCTGGTCTTCGCTATCGTGTACCACTTCTCCACGCTCATCGAGGGGCCCACCGGGGAGCAGGCCGTGCACTCGGTGGAGGCCAAGCTCCACTACCTGTCGTCGGCCTCGGGGGTGGTCGACCTCTTCATGCGCGCGATCCTGTGCAATTTCATGATCAACCTGGCGATGCTCCTGATCTACAACGGCTTCATCCACGAGGACTGGTCCAAGATCTTCTCAATGATCATCGCGGTCTTCGTCTTCGCCTTCCTCGGCTTCGAGCACTCGGTGGCCAATACGGTCCTGTTCACCGTCGTCGGCCTGACCCACGGCATTGACGTCCTGCCCGCGCTGGGCAATGTGGGCGTGGCCCTGCTGGGCAATTTCGTGGGCGGGGGCCTGCTCATCGGCGCCTACTACGCCTACGCCAACGACGACTCCCACTGGACGAACCGCAAGGACCGGAGCCCGAGCCCGGAGGCGGAATCGGCCGGGGCCGCCGAGTAG